In Dethiobacter alkaliphilus AHT 1, the genomic window ACATCACCGGCTCCCAGGCCGCCAAAAACAAAGGGAATTACTAAGAGAAAAATGCCGGTAAAGAATCCTGCCAGAGTGAAGACGGCCCCGGAATAAAATCCCTGCACAATAACATTTAAGACCAGCGCTGTTACAAGTCCTGCCAGCACAACCACGTTATAAATTTTGCGCTCAATAATATCTGTAATCATACAAACGGTCACAAAACCAAACATCAACCACACAGACAACATCATCACACCGCCTTTCCTAATTTAATCCCACACCAACAAGTCACCTACACAAACCCCACTGCTTCCCGCACTTCCTACCGCCATTTCCACAACATAACGGGCGTCCTTTATCACCGGTGATAGCTTTCCCGGTTTCATGCCGTAAATAATGTGGAGGACTTTCATATTGCTATCCAGGAAAAGTACATCCAGGCTATAACGCATAAAAAACGTAT contains:
- a CDS encoding DUF192 domain-containing protein: RADTFFKRLRGLMFSRTFPGDIDALMLSPCNAVHTFFMRYSLDVLFLDSNMKVLHIIYGMKPGKLSPVIKDARYVVEMAVGSAGSSGVCVGDLLVWD